A genomic stretch from Sphaerodactylus townsendi isolate TG3544 linkage group LG15, MPM_Stown_v2.3, whole genome shotgun sequence includes:
- the NEDD8 gene encoding NEDD8 produces MLIKVKTLTGKEIEIDIEPTDKVERIKERVEEKEGIPPQQQRLIYSGKQMNDEKTAADYKIQGGSVLHLVLALRGGDLR; encoded by the exons ACCCTAACTGGCAAAGAGATTGAGATTGACATAGAACCCACAGACAAG GTGGAGAGAATAAAGGAGcgagtagaagaaaaagaaggcatCCCTCCCCAACAGCAGCGGCTGATCTACAGTGGCAAGCAgat GAACGACGAGAAAACTGCAGCCGACTACAAGATCCAAGGTGGGTCGGTGCTTCATCTGGTCTTGGCGCTGCGAGGGGGAGACCTGCGATGA